The genomic region CGCACCATCCGGGCGGATGTCATCGCCATGGCGGGCGACATCGACCGCGAGGCGCTGACCACCTTCGATGCCAATGGCCGCCTTCAGCGGTTGATCGAGATCCAGGCGGCGCTTCGCAATCTGCCCGAGGCGATGGTCTTCCGCGGCGATGGCCGCATTCTTGCCCGCACGGAACTCAGCTTCAGCCTGGAGTTCGCCACCGTGCCGCAGCCGCTGCTCGACGAGGCGCGGCGCGGTGAGGTGGTGCTGCTGACCGACCGCCAGGACGATCGGGTACGGGCACTGGTCCAGGTGCCGAGCCTGGGGGATGTTTTCCTGTATGTTGGCCGGTTCGTCGACAGTACCGTGCTCGACCACATGGAGCAGGTGAACCGGGCGGTCTCGCAGTACGAGGAGGCGGACAGCCGTCGGTCGGGCATCCAGCTCAGCTTCACCGGCCTGTTCGTGCTGATCGCGCTTCTGCTGCTGCTCGCGGCGGTGTGGATCGGCTTTCTGGTCGCGCGATCGATCGCCCGGCCGGTCAGCCAGCTGGTCGGCGCCGCGGAACGGGTGCGCGGCGGCGATCTGACCGCCCAGGTGCCGGAGGGACGGGAGGATGACGAGGTCGGCATCCTGGCCCGGGCCTTCAACCGCATGACCCGGCAGCTGGCGGCGCAACGCGAGGCATTGCTGGCGGCCAATCGCCAGATCGACACCCGTCGCCGCTTCACCGAGAAGGTGCTGGAGGGCGTCTCGGCGGGTGTTATCGGTCTCGATGCCGAAAACCGGGTCAATCTGGCCAATCGTTCGGCTCTGGCCCTTCTGGGGGTGGATTTCGATCAGGCGGTGGACCGGCCGGTCACCGAGCTTCTGCCGGCGCTGGCGCCGCTGCTGGCCCGACTGGCCGAACGGCCGGATCGGGTGGTTCAGGCCCAGATCGAGGCGGTTGCCGGCGGCAATCATCGCAATCTGATGGTGCGCCTGGCGGCCGATCTGGTGGTTCAGCGCGGCCGCGACGGCGCGGCGGCAACCGTCGGCGTGGTGGTCACCTTCGACGACATCACAGAATTGATGGTGGCGCAGCGCACGGCTGCCTGGTCGGATGTGGCACGTCGCATCGCCCACGAGATCAAGAACCCGCTGACCCCGATCCAGCTGTCGGCCGAGCGGCTGAAGCGGAAATATCTGAAGGAAATCACCTCCGATCCCGACACCTTCGTCGCCTGCACCGAGACCATCATCCGCCAGGTCGGCGATATCGGGCGGATGGTGAACGAGTTCTCGTCCTTCGCCCGCATGCCGCAGCCGGTGATGGCCGATGTCGATCTGGGGCCCTTGCTGCGCGAAGCCTCGATCACCCAGCGCATGGGACGCCCCGAACTGAAGTTCGATCTGGAACGGCCGGATGGCCCGGTGATGGTGCGGGCAGACGCGCGACTGCTGGGCCAGGCCTTGACCAATCTGCTGGTCAATGCCGGTCAGGCGGTCGACGCGGTGGCCGAGGGCGAAGGTGTGCCGGTCAAGGATCTGCCCGAAGAGCGCCGGGTGATCCGGATCGTTCTGGAGGCGGGGGAGAAGCGGGCGCTGATTACCGTCGAAGACGCCGGCAAGGGCCTGCCCGAGGCGTTCCGCGGGCGACTGACCGAGCCTTACGTCACCACCAAGGCGAAGGGAACGGGTTTGGGCCTCGCCATCGTCCGCAAGATCATGGAAGATCACGGCGGCCGCCTGTCGATCGACGACCGTCGATCGGCCGACGGGCGTATCATCGGGGCGGTGGCGACACTGGAACTGCCCCTGGCCGATCCGGGTGCCGTCCCCGGCGCGGCCGCGTCAGACAACCGGCATTCCACGCCACGGCAGGACGGTCCCAACAGCTCTTCTGGTTCTACAAGGCCCTGACGCGATGCCATCGGACATTCTGATCGTCGATGACGAAGACGACATCCGGCACCTGGTCGCTGAACTGCTCCGCGACGAGGGCTATACCGCCCGGACGGCGCGCAACAGCGACGAGGCGCTGGCCGAGGTCGCGGCCCGGCTGCCCGATATGGTGCTGCTCGATATCTGGCTCGATGGCAGCCGGCTCGACGGCATGGGCATCCTGTCCGAAATCGTGCGCGACCATCCCGGCCTGCCGGTGGTGATGTTCAGCGGTCATGGCACCATCGAGACGGCGGTCACCGCCATCCGCGAGGGTGCCTATGATTTCATCGAGAAGCCGTTCAAATCCGATCGTCTGCTGCTGGTGGTGCGCAATGCCATTGAGCATGCCAAGCTGCGCCGCGAAGTGGCCGACCTCAAGAAGCGCACCGGCGGTGATGCCGAACTGATCGGCACCTCGGCCGCGGTGCGCCAGCTGCGGCACACGATCGAACGGGTGGCGCCGACCAACAGCCGCGTGCTGGTGACCGGCCCCGCCGGTGCCGGCAAGGAAGTGGCCGCGCGGCGGATCCACACCCAGTCGCGCCGGGCCGATGCACCATTCGTGGTGCTGAACTGCGCCATCATGACGCCAGATCGCGTGGAGGCGGAGCTGTTCGGCGCGGAGCCGGGAGCGCTTGGCCCCGACACGCCGCGCAAGCTCGGCCTGTTCGAACAGGCCCATTCCGGCACCCTGTTCCTCGACGAGGTTTCAGACCTGCCGATGGAGACCCAGGGCAAGGTGGTGCGTGCCCTGCACGAGCAGCGCTTCACCCGGCTTGGCGGCGAGCGGCCGATCGAGGTCGATGTGCGGGTGGTTGCGGCCACCAACCGCGATCTTGCAAGCGAGATCCAGTCGGGGCGTTTCCGCGAGGATCTGTTCTACCGCCTGAACGTCGTACCGCTCAGGGTACCCAGCCTGAAAGAACGGCGGGACGACATCCCCGAACTGGCGCGGCATTTCATGGCGCGGGCTGCGGCGATGTCGGGCTTGCCGCCCCGCAGCCTGGGTGCTGATGCGCTGGCCGTGCTTCAGGCCGGGGAGTGGCCCGGCAATGTCCGCCAGCTGCGTAACGTCATCGAGTGGCTGCTGATCATGGCGCCGGGCGATGCCCAGACTGAGATCCGGGCCGAGATGCTGCCGCCGGAGCTGGGGGCGGGTGCGCCCGCCCTGGTCAACCCGTCGGAGGATGGTGAAATCATGGGCCTGCCGCTACGCGATGCCCGCGAGGTGTTCGAGCGCAACTACCTGAAGGCCCAGGTCGCCCGCTTCAACGGCAACGTGTCGCGGACGGCGAGTTTTGTGGGCATGGAGCGCTCTGCGCTGCATCGCAAGCTCAAAAGCCTCGGCATCAATACTTCCTCGTAACCCACTGGCAGATCGTCGAAAGGGCAGGGCCACATGAAGGTCATCATCTGCGGCGCCGGCCAGGTGGGGCACAACATCGCACGCTCGCTGGTGCGTGAAGAGAACGACATCACCGTCATCGATCAGTCGGAAGACCTGATCCGCAAGCTTTCCGAATCGCTCGAGATCAAGGGGTTGATCGGCTACGCCTCGCATCCCGACGTGCTGGAGCAGGCGGGGGCGGCCGATGCCGACATGCTGATCGCGGTCACGGCCTCGGACGAGGTCAACATGGTCGCCTGTCAGGTGGCGCATGCGCTGTTCAACGTCCCGACCAAGATCGCGCGCGTCCGCCATCAGGGCTATCTGCAGCCGATGTGGGCCGATCTGTTCAGCCGCGAGAACCTGCCGATCGACGTGATCATCTCGCCTGAACTGGAAGTGGCGCGGGCAATCGGCCGGCGCCTGAAGGTGCCCGGGGCGACCGACGTCATTCCGTTCGCCGGTGATCGGGTCTATCTGGTCAGTCTGAAGGCGGAAGCCTCGTGTCCGGTGGTCAACACACCCCTCTCTCAGCTGACCGAACTGTTCCCGG from Tistrella mobilis harbors:
- a CDS encoding sensor histidine kinase NtrY-like, whose product is MTTGSAGEGVQEERPQPSRAPEMRHQRVAGRIAGNFGRRMAVLVARIRPGRIFTIALLIAALGAGVATYLALTGLSFFGNNWGTEARADAGTVFILLNIDLALLLLLVGMLAHGLVRLWLQRRRQSTASRLQLRLVTLFALVAALPAIVVMVFSALFFDFGVQTWFNERVRTALSQSREVAQAYLLEHQRTIRADVIAMAGDIDREALTTFDANGRLQRLIEIQAALRNLPEAMVFRGDGRILARTELSFSLEFATVPQPLLDEARRGEVVLLTDRQDDRVRALVQVPSLGDVFLYVGRFVDSTVLDHMEQVNRAVSQYEEADSRRSGIQLSFTGLFVLIALLLLLAAVWIGFLVARSIARPVSQLVGAAERVRGGDLTAQVPEGREDDEVGILARAFNRMTRQLAAQREALLAANRQIDTRRRFTEKVLEGVSAGVIGLDAENRVNLANRSALALLGVDFDQAVDRPVTELLPALAPLLARLAERPDRVVQAQIEAVAGGNHRNLMVRLAADLVVQRGRDGAAATVGVVVTFDDITELMVAQRTAAWSDVARRIAHEIKNPLTPIQLSAERLKRKYLKEITSDPDTFVACTETIIRQVGDIGRMVNEFSSFARMPQPVMADVDLGPLLREASITQRMGRPELKFDLERPDGPVMVRADARLLGQALTNLLVNAGQAVDAVAEGEGVPVKDLPEERRVIRIVLEAGEKRALITVEDAGKGLPEAFRGRLTEPYVTTKAKGTGLGLAIVRKIMEDHGGRLSIDDRRSADGRIIGAVATLELPLADPGAVPGAAASDNRHSTPRQDGPNSSSGSTRP
- the ntrX gene encoding nitrogen assimilation response regulator NtrX, yielding MPSDILIVDDEDDIRHLVAELLRDEGYTARTARNSDEALAEVAARLPDMVLLDIWLDGSRLDGMGILSEIVRDHPGLPVVMFSGHGTIETAVTAIREGAYDFIEKPFKSDRLLLVVRNAIEHAKLRREVADLKKRTGGDAELIGTSAAVRQLRHTIERVAPTNSRVLVTGPAGAGKEVAARRIHTQSRRADAPFVVLNCAIMTPDRVEAELFGAEPGALGPDTPRKLGLFEQAHSGTLFLDEVSDLPMETQGKVVRALHEQRFTRLGGERPIEVDVRVVAATNRDLASEIQSGRFREDLFYRLNVVPLRVPSLKERRDDIPELARHFMARAAAMSGLPPRSLGADALAVLQAGEWPGNVRQLRNVIEWLLIMAPGDAQTEIRAEMLPPELGAGAPALVNPSEDGEIMGLPLRDAREVFERNYLKAQVARFNGNVSRTASFVGMERSALHRKLKSLGINTSS